In Quercus robur chromosome 11, dhQueRobu3.1, whole genome shotgun sequence, the sequence GATAATTcgatcatttttaaaattttgaatgataTTTCAGTCAATTTATATGTTAATGAGGGAATTTTGGTCATATTCAAGGTTTTCAGTATTTTCTAATTTCATAGATTTTATGACTATTTTTGGACATGTATAATTTTCATGGTATTTAAAGCCTATTTTGGGACAattcattattaaaattttaaccatAGGGACACGATTTTGAAGACCTAGCCCAAAGGATAAGGAAGGTTGGTCTAATGAgcctaatacaataaatttgtagagagtgggtcaaagaactagacCCAATGGATTAGACAACGGCTAATTTGGAGTTAGTAGATGGTCCAACAAGCATAGAAGACACTGAACTGAATATACTCAACATCCGAGGAGGTAATTTCTCGCTCCAATTAGTTAAACAAGTCACAAGTGCAAGTTTGATTGCTACAATGTTCCcagattctttttttctctcccccttttCTTGGGGTTTACATTCTAATTTATACTGCACATCCTCTTATCTTCGCCCTACACGTGTACGATTGAGAGCTTATCCTGGAGATTGTCCCATCACTCTCCTCTAGAAGTCCTTGGGGATGGTTATAAGGTTGAGGGAATACTATTCGGAGATCACTTcatcattaatgcggccagagggTTAGTTGTAGAGCATTAAATGCGGTGGCAGCAGCTTTCCCAGAGATACTTTTAGGGCTCCCAACCTTCTTGTACATTCTTGGTGCACGTCTCTGTTGCTGGAGCTTCCTGGAAGGTCACCTTGATTATTCAAACCTACACCTGATTCGTGTTTAGCTTATTCGAGGAGACAATTCTCCTCGGATCATCCTCCCCTTTGTATATTGGATATAAGGTGCTGAGTCCAGCACCATTCATCACTATTTATTCCTCCTCGAACTGCCCATGCTCTTGGCCAAGacccaaggcccaaggcccaatattcAATTTaggcccttatccctacattaactattactaaaaaaatagattGTTTCTCTCACTATCAATTAGATATAGAATTGTTTCTCTCACATATTACATATTATTGTAttgaatgttatttaaaaaaaaaaaagtgaaccaATGAATGTTACAAAAGTATAGACATGTGATATTGATACTACCCAATGTGACAAATGAACAATCAATTGTAATATTTTGGTAACTTATTATAGCAGGTTGACTACTGGTGGGCATCGTACaccaaaaaaagataaagatatgTGGTTTGTATGTAGTTGTAGTTAACGTTATAATTAGAGGAACAAAAATGTAATTACACTAGGCTAAAGCAACAATTAACACAATCATCCGAGTTTTCTCACCAAATTAGAGATTACATTTTGGTTGGTAGAAGATAAAATACTTGACCAAAATCTGTCCCCTTTTCTCTCCTAACTAAACAACCCAAAAATCTATTGTCTcttcctcattttctctcttccttgttTTTCATCCAACCAAACAGATTTATAATTAGTAAAGAGGACTCTAAATATAGAGGAACCTTTACCCCAAAGTAAATCTTATCTTTTACCTTCTTAGCTTTATAGGAAGAAATGATTTCTACCATAAAAGGATATTGTATTCCATGGAAAAGGTAAAACACAACTTGTAAAGCTTTGCATTTTTTATGCATGCTTTGAGGCCAAACATGATTTCAAAAATAACCATTTTGTTGGTCCTTTTGTGTATGAATTCAAGAATGTTTAGCTATGGCGAATCCCTAATGAGGAGTCTTTCAGAGGAAGATGATATTGAATTAGAAAGGAAAGTCCAAAGATTGAACAAGACACCAATGAAAAGCTTTCAGGTCAAATGATTTTGACATTGCAttatctttttggtttttttttttttttttcacttattagattttacaattttcaaaacACTTAGTTTTCTAAAAGCATTTACAATAGTGATGTTAAAATGGTTTttctaaaaactattttaacaCTCCAAACACCCAACATCAATGGTactaaagctaaaaaaaatttccaacttGTTATAGTGAACTACTAGTAGTAGCAGCTCATTGTAGCAAGCTACTATCAATATCAAATTAGTTTCCCTTTCTCTTTGTCTccattctctcactctctcctcTATCTATTCCTCTCATCTCTTGCCTCTCAAAGCAAAATGGTGATAAATGGCTCAAAGAATGGTGTGTAGCCTAGGCATGCAGTGGGGTTAAGAATAGTGTGCGATGATATGTTGTGGTTGTTAAGATCAGTGTACAACGATGTGCGGTGGTTGTTGAGATCGACGTTGACGTTTTGGATTTGTGTGTTTGGGTTTTTATGGCTTTCGAGTTTGGTGAAGAACGTCATTTGGTGGGTTGTGGAGATTGTGGTGGAGATTGTTGTTTGGTGGGTTTTAGGTTTTGTGGGTTGCTAAGTTTCAAGGGTTgtttagtggtggtggtggtggtggtggtggtggtgggagtGAGAGTGGGTTGCAGTTGTGGCTAATGGTGGAGTGACTTGTCTTGGTAGTGTgtatggaggagagagagagagagagagagagagagagagagagagagagatttaaggCGGAGAGGAAGAGACGGGAGAGAAAGAGGTTACGGTGAAATGAATTTGTGGGGTTGattatatttgtattattttaatgtgttgtatgctaaaatagaacatttgatgttAGTTGCATTGTAAAATGAAGTGttataatagataaaatagttttttgagttgttaaaaactaaattttttagcatcaTTGATGTAATTGctctatgaaattcttttttatttacaaatatggacaaagatatataattaaatatattgtaACGGCAAGAGGAAACATTTTGACACATTTGCTCTGCACTATATTTAAAAGAACTTATCAAGTTATAATTGGGGTTCATCGTAAAAAGTTATATAGCTCAATTCCAGCTACTGAACCCCCTATATGGGATTCAACACATGTCTATATGACACgaaaaagtattttgtatcTTTATACTATGTAATTCatatcaaaatctaataaatgaaAGATATGTGCATAAAAAAAACCATCCACTGACATATATCTTTCATTTGTTAGTGAGTGATTATTGTTGCAGAAATGACTCTCACTTAGCTTATTGGATTTTTATACCAATGTCATTTGATACTAAATACCTTTTCATATGACACACTTTTCTAATTTAATTCACAAAATCAGGGTATCCATTAGATGCTCatacatttctctctctctttctttctctctaaaaGCTGGAGAATGGGCGAACAATTGACTGCATAGATATCAATAAGCAACCTACACTCGATCACCCTTCACTCAAGAATCACATTGTTCAGGTATGTAGGTTTTCCTTCCATCCTTTCAAATCTAAAATACAAAAGTCATACATTTCTGCTATATATTATTCTATTCTATGGTGTTTATATTCTTGAGAGCTTTCACATCTTCGACAACAAAAAACATTTACAGAGAAAACCAACATCATATGCTGGGGAGATTAACAAATCATCTGTAAAGGCAAGCCCTTCACCACTAGCGTCAACAAGGAAATCATGCCCTCATGGAACAGTTCCTATACAAAGAACTACAAAGGATGATTTACTAAAGGAcagaaaaattacaaatgcaTTCATCAAAGCCCACCGCAACATTGATAGTACGGATCCACTCAAGCACGTCAACGCTGGAACGCCGAACTTAAACCGAGTAAATAATCATCATCCATCTCTGTGCTTGTAGAATTAATGATGTCACAGAATGTTTGTAAAACCATTTTTGattgttattatttgttttttgtttttttggtgattCAGCATGTCATTGTTCGCGCAGTACAAGCTGAATATCATGGTATTTCGGGCATCAATTCCATTTACAACATAAATGTGACAGGAGACAAATATAGCTTTAACGCCATGTATGTCAGCAATGTTTATAATAGTGAACTTAATCTGGCGGTTACTGGGACAATGGTAATGCATTTAAACTATTATCCTCTGTTCCTCTTCCTAATCATATGAATATAAAACATAGTCACACTCCTTCCACTTATTTTGCTCTTGTAGGTCTCCACAGAGTTCAATCATGATTCCAACCATCATCTATTTGTGTTTTGGGGTGTAAGTTATATCTTTGaaataacaaaatttcttgtttgtacaACCATCTATCTCTTGTTCCTTTTATTAAACAAAAGCTATGTATTCATActtattctttttcattttcctttctaGTCTGAGAAGCATGGTAAATCGAGAGGATGCTACAACACTTTATGCGAAGGGTTTGTACAAGTGGACTCACGCATTTCTCCAGGATACGCTATTACACCGGCGTCTGTCTATAACGGAGACCCACTAGTAGAAGTAAAACTCAAGCTCTACGAAGTaagttaacaacaaaaatttttggaaaataatcatataaatatatatatatatatatatatatattaatgcaCTATTTGAGTATAAACATATTAGTATCGTGACCCCTGGGGCGTGGTGCGCTGGTAGGAGTCTCGAACTAGGTCACACCTATGAGTTGCTTGGTTCAAGTTGTGcattttgcaaaaatattgtgTCACGACGTGAATAGCTTTAATGCACCCAGAAGTGCCCCATGCCAGGAGTTTTGTGAGTTTAAGTGAACCGGGTTAATGATCACACGCGTGTAGCCCCTCtttttgttcattaaaaaaaaaaaaaaacatattagtATCGTAGTTCTATATTTATAGCCCAACAAGAATGACATTGAAAATGGATTATAATTGAATTCATTTCTTGAGTAGAGTTTGGTTGAATACTTCTACATATGATTTGATCCCCAAGAGAGTGATTCTATACTGCATAaccttcactttttttttttttttgagagagtttcaacttataatgTCCGCTTCCAATgataatgatagctctttatcatcaaaccaagacatcaatcagtttttgatatAGGTGGGAATTGAACTCCAGATTTATTATTCAACCGTCaaagactttactaattgaacTAACTGAAACTCACTATAatcttcactttttttattgCACACAGGATCCAGCGTCTGGGAATTGGTGGATTGTGTTTGGCGAAGATAATATTGCTGTGGGGTATTATCCAAAAGATTTTGTCGATGTGTATGGAGCTGCAACAATGGCATGGGAAGGATATACCCATTCTGGATCAGATGGAGTTACCCCCCCGTTGGGTAGTGGTCATAGGCCAGATCATATCCACAATCATGCGGCCTACTACAGAGACATGCGTTTCATAAAAGACAATTTAGCAGAAGAAATTCCCAGAGATAATGAATTGACAACATTTGTCGAGCCTAATTGTCATTCCATTGATGATCTTCACTATTCTGGGAGTCCAAAATGGggttatattttcttttacgGTGGGCCAGGTGGTGATTGTGTTGGTACTTAGAAACCTACTTTTACTCATCTAAGAAAAGTAAGTGACGTGGGTCTTAATCAAGGATTAATTCACAATGAAAGATAAATAAGTGATGTGGTCTTAATAGactatattgtaatttttatttctttttttataatttgatttttttttttggtaaagaaaaatagaaataagtgaTGTGGTCTTAATAGactatattgtaatttttatttctttttttataatttgatttttttttttttttttttttggtaaagaaaaataagggtTAACTAGGTTACGCCAGCTCCGGTCTGGACGCTTGGGTAAGCCCATCCTTTTTAGATGGAACCGACCCTTTTGGATGCCCACCAACAGACTCCTGCTGGCAGTGGGACTCGAACATTGgcataatttgatagttataaatAGAAAAGGGTATTCAAACGTTCATGACTCCCCCTCCCTGTATTCATCAGAGAGTTTAACCGCTCTTGACGTCAAATTTGACCAATAtatcaatcggtttttggtgtagataaAAATTGAAtcttagatctcttatttaactattatAGACTTTATCAATTAAGTCATTGGAACTCACTCCCCCTCCCTATTTTGATTTTACTTTAAGttaaattgtatatttattCTCAAGATTTGacttttgtttcaaaattatcttctttcttcttttttttttcttttttttttttataacttttgattctaatatttatattttcaaaattgtttgaaaagaCTTTATCGTCAtctcataatttaaaaatattgatattGCAAAACAAATTCAGGTTGTATTactgggttctagttagctcaattagtaaagttttttGTCGCCAAATAAAATATCCGGGGTTCTATTCatgcctataccaaaaaccaattgatgtcttggtctgataataaatgACAATCATCAATGTTACCTAAATTTCGTAACTTTCATTTGTCACATAAGTATTTTCCTTTATTAGATGatggaaataatattttttgaaacatttcaaaacattgaaaataaaaatagaaattcaatttaaacctaatttcattaaaaatgttAAGAGTTGTGGCAAAAGTTAGGTAAATTTATATGGTcctaacatttttcataattgcATCACCCCAAGTATTGCGTGTGGGAATGcatatttcttttgttcctGATTATCCTCTCCATGGAATCACAAAACTGGTGAGCACCTGCACTAAATCACATCCATGACCCAAGCATAGAGTAATGCTAacgaaataattatttttataattgttgacATGACTTGTTAAATTCGGTTGACagtaactaattttttaagttaattttttgtgttgatcaattctataacaagttcttataatcaaatttaaatatgctgatatattttatttgatgtaAAAAGGGGCCAATTTCTATATTTATGGTTGCTCAAAGAAAGTCTGATGACAATAAATAAAGGGTCACTCAATCAAGATGACCAAAGGTAAGCTATAGCTAAGCTGTTCATTAAATCCCTTCAAGAGAGAAACTTGCTAAAGTGGATTCAAGCCTCGCTCGAGCAAGGTTGCAAGAAACATAATGCCTACTCTATTTCGAACTCTATTTTCAGACCTTTTTAACTCTAGTTTAAATTCCTATTTAAACCAACTTAAGCATGATTTTCCAGAGAGATTAGAGATCGAGACAGAAACTTCATGCTTTATCTCAATGTGCTTTCATGAGAAAATCCTTCTAATTTGTTATCCATATATATGTGTGACCCCGTTTGAAACCACAGAGTTCTTCATCCAATGAGTTCATTGTAGATTAATTCTTTAAGGAGATGCCTTAGAGTGGGTCATATAACCTCTTTAGAcccaaattaaattaaagtCATTAGACCATGGgcctctttctttattttatatctttatttatcattattattattatgggtACAAGTAAACAGTGAcgactccaggaatttttctcaggatgtttctaaatttttttttttagttgaaagatccaaagccatcatcaaggagatgaagatgaatcttgCATAGGAGATGAATCTTGGGTACGTggtttttttatcaaatatttgtccataattctagcaaaagaatataaattataagttcatttgaaatattaataaaatttttaattatcattgtttagttgtttcattaatttgtttgtcttttataaactataatttgttatattgttgtttcattaattagaaaattattaattattatttagcctaacataatttaatttgtttatctttataatatattggttaattaaattattaattattgtttattagttgcttcccttaattaattattgattaattaaattaatgtttattagTTGCACCATGTGCCTTTACTTCCCTCAATTCAAATTCCTCACCCGGCCCCTTGTGCCCATCCACCTCCCACTCCACTCAACAGACAATGAGACAAATCCCCCATCACAAGAGCTAGCTgtcaatcagaaaatttcacaatcataaatcataataaaacaattaattgtaTATCACCAAgtctcaccaacaccaacaccaacggataaagccaaaaataaaaattcaagaacaaGGCCAAAACATTAATAAAGTTAAAGCTCAGCTGAGCCAATCATAGTtgttcaaaaaaatcaaataaattattaaagttaAACTGTTAAAGTcttaaaagaataaagagagagagagagagagactcattTTGTCATTCATTTCATTTAAGATTTcactttcattttcatttttcaaataaagaGAGAGCGACTGAGagagtcaaagagaaaaaaaaagagaagttatGAAATACCTTGAGGTTGAGGGAGCACCGAAGCAAGTAGAACGACGAGTGACGAGCAACAGAGCAAGCAACGAGCGACGGAGCAAGCGACGTGACCGAGTTGAGCGACGAGAAATGGAGCGAGTGATGTGGCCGATCGGCGATCTCCGATCCAATCCAGTGAGTGATCTCCAATGCCCGAATCCCGATGCGATGTGTTCTGGACTGGAGCTCGAGTTGTGTTCGCTGACCGATCTTCGATGCAGCGATGCTCGATCCATCTGTTGGCTTGTGTTGCAATGTTGGCTACGTTGCTTTGTTGATGTTTTTGTCTTTAGGTTTGCTTTAGTGATATCTGATTTAGTGATTTGAGGTTTCCGATTTAGTGATTTGCAGTGtatattgggttttggttttttttttttttttttttttttttttttttttttttttttaatttgagagtGTTTCTCATTTTGCTTGAGGGtgttcctcattttttttttaaaggtaaaaaaataaaaaaaaaattaattattatatataattttttttttcatgtcagGGTGTCTAACTCCAACGTGGTGTCACCACTGCaagtaaatatgaaataaattaaagataaaattatgGCGTGTTACAAATTTTATCACAGCCTAAGGTATGAGGATCTTTGAATCATCTAATCTAAACTAGGTACCATTATAAGCAGAGAATGTGCCCGTTTGTTTCCACATTTTGAGCCCAAAAagggctttttgaaaaaagccaGGCCTAAAATTGCGTTTGGTTAAGCCCAAAACGCGTACTAAACGCGGAGATTTTATGGACCTTTGAGGGTCCGTAAATGAAAACGCGCATTGCGCGTTTTGATGGGTTACCGTTGCTGAAGATAAAATTACGAAAATACCCATGAATTTATTCAGTTCTCTCAATGCCTAACCTCACGCccctcatctcatctctctacTACAGAACAAAcactacaaacacaacaatctttctctcaaacatctctaaactcaagCATAATCAGATTACcagaatacaaactcaaaaacaaagttttaaaattaatcaaatcataacaataaaagcaaaaaaaaaaaaaaaaaaaaaaaaaagacaaaggacAGAAGCCAGCTGACCCATCTAGACTGGGTTGGGGAGGAAGATGAGAGCTCCCTGGAATGTTCTTAaatgagggagaaaaggaaaattttcttatcacagagagagttttggaatcaagtaaaaaaaaaaaaaaaaaaaagagagagagggagctgGAGAAAGAAAGAGCTCCTGGAACGTTCTGATGAATGAGGGAgaatgagggagaaaaggaGAGCAAAAGAGGGGTAGAGATAGTGGAaagtgtgtggaggagaaaaaaaagaagtaaaacgTATGGTTGAAAGTGAAatgaaaaaagggaaaataatataaaaaataaaaaatcctaattgagaaatgctactgtaatattttcacaatattttcataataaattttaagtaacagattattattagttaatattggttagtaaaaaaataattttaattgtgggttcaaattagaactagtaacaacttttcacataaattttgttgtgaaaatattgcgaaaaatgttgtgaacgtaacacttctcataataaattttacatagtaatttgttattggttctcattTGAACCTACTaatgacattattatttttcttatctaccattaacaacttgtcatatagactttattgtgaaatttttgtaaaaatgttgtgtccataacttgcattaagaaaaataattaaaacaaaaaattcacttttatatatatatatatatatattgtcctttttggtaatttataacTTAAACctccacttttataagtgctagctaAATgctcagctttttcaaaaagcactttttaacagtttttaccaaacactgagctttttaaaaatgcactttttcaatgtgcacttttttaaaactccattttttcattatgcacttttacaaaaagcttaACCAAATTCACCCAATAACGTTTTAGAAATCTCACAAAATGCACCAGACATATGTATATATGTCGGTACCTCGTCTTAATTGTCCCTTTCAAAGTTTTCCCAGTGATAAATATAGTTGAAATATTGGTTTTGGCTTTGTCTGGTCGATCTTATTCTTATGTCCAAGTTATCATGCGCTCGTTTAAATAAAGTGATGCAAACAAAGTGACAATGATGGTTTTGTTGCAAGGTGAATTGTAAGATAATagaaaatgtatatatatatatatatatatatatgatatttttaaaaatcatatcatatcatgtactatactatataataaaagttaggctTATAAGCCTTGGTTGCAGGATTATATacattataataaaagttaacaAGTCGTGATTGCAGAGATATATAGTCTATGAACTAATTTTCTAGCTAATTCATTCCATTTACAGAGATATACAGGTGATGAGTGCACGTTTCAATTTGCGGAAATTTCTATTGAAGGAAGTGCCAGTTAAGACTTAAAAAGATCAATAATCAAATTGTCAATATTGTTCATTAATTAATCTATTAAAACTATATTATTCCTAGATTACggaaattaaatattaaattaattttaatcacATTAATAACTATGTTGATCATGCCCATCTTCACTTTTCAAGAAACAACAACATGAGAATGGAAATCAGGAATCCAGCTTCGTTGCTCTTTGCACCGTCGATCTCACTGCTGATCATCACCAGCAACTTAATCAGCACAGCTAACGGCCACGATTTCACGATCGAAGAGGCGAGCATCGAGGAGATCCAACGAGAATTCACAGAGAACAGACTCACATCAAGGCAGTTAGTTGACTTTTACTTGGACCGAATCGAGGAGCTGAATCCGCTGCTTCGCAGCGTAGTGGATGTGAATCCAGACGCGCGGGATCAAGCGGACGTGGCTGATCGCGAGAGGGGAGTGAATGGTGACCGTTCGATGGTGGCGGCGTTGGGGGAGTTGCACGGAATTCCTGTGCTACTGAAGGACACGATAGCGAGTAAGGACAAGTTGAACACGACGGCTGGGTCGTACGCGCTGCTGGGTTCGGTGGTGGCTCGTGACGCGGGTATGGTGGAGAAGCTGAGAAAAGGCGGGGCTGTCATATTGGGGAAGGCTAGTCTTACTGAGTGGTAATCTTTTCGTTCTTTGGGTCATGTTCCTAATGGTTGGTGTGCTAGAGCTGGTCAAGGCGTGGTGAGTTGtcacctctctttctctcattattattattttttttatttgcaacTTTTCCTAGCATCAATAAAAgttaagagttaaaaaaataaaaataaaaaataaaataaaaattgcgaACTTAATTGTTGTGTATCAGTTTGAGAATTtcctattttagctaacttatttgtataaaatgagattaaaaaaaaaaaaaaaaagctaaaaattaacttattttgaattagattatttgaaataaagttaAGATAAAAAGTAATGTAAGATTCATAAATAGTGGATAATTTAAGCAAAAAACTAGTTTATAATTGGTTGCAAAAAGCTAACTTataatttaagtaatatttCTCTTATAAATATGGTGATAGAAAGATGATAAATATAATAGATGCACGCATGAGATAATTATTGCTAAAAATAAGGAtgtgtatttaattatttttataagtctTGACGGAAGCCAATGTCTTTGGATGGTTTGACTTTAATGTGGGTTAATGAGTTAAGTTAGGCTATATATTTTGTAACTTAGGTTGGGTTAGGTTCGAGATAGCAAAATTTTCAATAGAAGTGTTTGACCCAATTCATTTTATCAATagtgttaaaaaatatatgtatttaaaaaaaaaattattgttttcatttcattttgatttttgaaatttagttcaaatatgtttttttttttttttttaatgatttgtttAAATATGTTACTagtaggcaaaaaaaaaaaaaaaaaaaaaaaaaaaagttactagtaattgatatattttagtattttgaaatttagagcgcgtttggattcggctgaaaaaaactgcgtttgcgttttgtttgtttttttttttttttttttccacgcgttttggagcgttttgggtgttgcggctactgttcatgcactgttcaatgaacagtagccgcaaactttgacttttcaaatttttttggaccaatcacagcacatcgtgtactgttcacggacccacaaatttcacttttcagcaactttttcattaaaaatgggtcccacgatactattcacacatttaaaaattatttcgctacagtgtttttcagttttcagtttcagttttcagttttcagctgtatccaaacggacccttagtctTGATGAGGTTAGAATATTAGGTCATACTATGTACTAATTACTAATCATTTATGAATAATGAACTTAATagctcaaaaaaataataagctcaaataattgaatgaaaatca encodes:
- the LOC126705148 gene encoding uncharacterized protein LOC126705148, coding for MASYNTPFGAELLSNTTKVSQLSDINKQPTLDHPSLKNHIVQRKPTSYAGEINKSSVKASPSPLASTRKSCPHGTVPIQRTTKDDLLKDRKITNAFIKAHRNIDSTDPLKHVNAGTPNLNRHVIVRAVQAEYHGISGINSIYNINVTGDKYSFNAMYVSNVYNSELNLAVTGTMVSTEFNHDSNHHLFVFWGSEKHGKSRGCYNTLCEGFVQVDSRISPGYAITPASVYNGDPLVEVKLKLYEDPASGNWWIVFGEDNIAVGYYPKDFVDVYGAATMAWEGYTHSGSDGVTPPLGSGHRPDHIHNHAAYYRDMRFIKDNLAEEIPRDNELTTFVEPNCHSIDDLHYSGSPKWGYIFFYGGPGGDCVGT